In Jeotgalibacillus aurantiacus, the genomic window TTTGTACGTCCCTAAACGCCTGCTTCCACTTTTCTTGATGTCCAGTTCCAGCGCCTAGCCCCTCGAGGTCATAAGTCAAAGATGAACGAGGGTGAAGGGCAACCCTCTTTTCATCTTCGCCTTATGCTTGTCGGGGCTGAACGAGGCGCTTCCACTTTTCTTGATGTCTAGTTCCAGCTCACAGAGGCTAGTGCGCTTCCCTCAGCTCATTTCGATAAGTCAACATCGGATTGCTCCGCTCTCCGTGTTTCCTTTATCTTAATCGCTTCAGTCCACCGCATACGCCTCTAAACGTTCGCTTCCACTTTTCTTGATCCAGTTCCAGCAGGCAGGGACTAGCAAACTTCCCGTCCTCTCGTTCGATAAGTCAACATCAGCTCACTCCGTTCGCTGTGTTTCCTTTATCTTCGTCGAGTCCGGTCCAGTTTGTACGTCCCTAAACGCCTGCTTCCACTTTTCTTGATGTCCAGTTCCAGCGCCTAGCCCCTCGAGGTCATAAGTCAAAGATGAACGAGGGTGAAGGGCAACCCTCTTTTCATCTTCGCCTTATGCTTGTCGGGGCTGAACGAGGCGCTTCCACTTTTCTTCTTTTATGCTACAATAATTTCAATGACTTGAGGGAAGATTGAGGTGTGGGTTATTTATGATGATGGTGAAAGCACCGGCGAAGATTAATTTATCGCTTGATGTGCTGCATAAGAGGCCGGATGGGTTTCATGAGGTGGAGATGGTGATGACCACTGTGGATCTGGCTGATCGGATTGAGTTGCATGAAGTCAAGGGAAAGAGGATTCAGATCGTTTCGCATGACCGTTTCGTGCCGAGCGATCAGAGGAATTTGGCGTATAAGGCTGCTGAGAAGTTGCAGAAAAAGTATCAGGTGAATAAGGGTGTGGAAATTACGATCCATAAACAGATCCCGGTTGCGGCTGGTCTTGCAGGTGGCAGCAGTGATGCGGCTGCTACGCTGAAAGGATTGAATACGCTGTGGGATCTTGGACTGTCGGCTGATGAGCTTGCTGAGGTTGGAACGGAAATCGGCTCTGACGTTGCGTTCTGCATTTACGGGGGAACAGCGCTTGCAACGGGGCGTGGAGAGAAGATTCAGGAGCTTCCGGCACCTCCGAAATGCTGGGTTGTATTAGCCAAGCCGTCTATCGGGGTTTCGACAGCGGATATTTATCAAAATTTAAAGCTTGATAAGGCAGATCATCCGGATACGCAGGCGATGGTTCAGGCGATTCATGATCAGGATTATGATGGCATCTGCCAAAACCTCGGTAATGCTTTGGAATCTGTTACCTTGAATTTGTATCCGGAGGTTAAACAGATTAAAGAACAAATGCATCGTTTTGGTGCAGATGCGGTGTTAATGAGCGGGAGCGGTCCGACTGTCTTTGGGCTCGTTCAGTACGAATCCAAAGTGCATCGTGTGGTGAATGGGCTGCGCGGCTTTTGTGACCAGGTGTTCGCGGTCCGCATTTTAGGTGCGCGAGATCCCCTTGCTTAAAGACGGATAATAATGATATAGTTACAATACATTATTCGGGTTTAGGAGGCTACGCACCGGCATGAAGGTAAAACGCAGTGAACGCTTGATCGATATGACACATTATTTAACGGAACATCCACGTGAGCTCGTATCTCTGACTTTTTTTGCAGATCGCTATTCATCTGCGAAGTCATCTATCAGTGAAGATTTGGTTATTGTTAAGGAAACGTTTGAAGCAAGAGGGATTGGTTCATTACAGACTGTTCCTGGTGCAGCGGGAGGAGTCCGTTTTGTTCCGGGTATTCGCCGCGATCAGGCTGAAAAGGCCATCAGCATTCTTGCATCCAACGTCTCTGCCTCTGACCGTCTGCTGCCTGGGGGATACTTGTTTATGACAGATATTCTCGGTGATATTCACTTAATGAATCATGTCGGCAAGCTGTTTGCCGGTGCATTTGCCAATGAGAAAATTGATCTGGTCATGACGGTTGCGACCAAAGGAATCGGCATTGCGCACGCAGTAGCCCGATATCTTGGTGTACCTGTTGTTGTAGCCAGACGTGACAGCAAAGTAACTGAAGGCTCGACGGTCAGCATTAACTATGTGTCCGGTTCATCTAAACGAATTCAGACGATGGTTTTATCTAAACGCAGTGTGAAACAGGGTGCGCGCGTTCTCATTGTCGACGACTTTATGAAAGCCGGTGGAACGGCAGCGGGCATGAAGAACCTGCTGGAGGAATTTTCTGCAACCGTTGCCGGAATCGGAATTTTTGTTGAATCAGAGCACAATGAAGAAAAACTGGTGGACGATTATATTTCGTTACTCCGTTTGACGGAAGTGGATGAAAAGGGCAAGTCCATCAAAATCGAGCCGGGCAATTATTTTGACCGTGTTCAGTCATTTTTAAAGTAGCCTTAAGGAGGAGATCTTTTTGAGAACGATACAAACAAATGAAGCACCACAGGCGATTGGACCTTACTCACAGGGAGTCATCGTCAATAATATGTTTTACAGTTCAGGTCAGATTCCGCTAACACCAGAGGGCGTTTTAGTAGAAGGCAGTATTGAAGAGCAGACGCATCAGGTATTTAAAAACCTTCAGGCTGTCCTGAAGGAAGCCGGCGCGTCACTTGATACGGTCGTGAAAGTCATGGTTTTCCTTGATGATCTAAATGATTTTGAAGCGGTTAACGCGATTTACGGTGACTATTTCGGGGATCACCGCCCGGCACGTTCATGTGTAGAAGTATCAAAGCTTCCAAAAGGTGCTGGCGTAGAAATTGAAGTTATTGCACTCGTAAAATAAATGATGAGAAAAGCTTTTTCTTTAGAAGGATGACCGTGTTGTGACATCGTTATTCCTTTGAAAAGAAAAAGCTTTTCTTTTTTGGAAAAAAATCTGAAATTTTTTATGACTATTTTCACTTTTGTGTAGGAATTCAGGTCCTCAATGAAGAAAGTATAAGGTGGGAAAATTGAAATGGGGAAGGTGGTGAAGGAAATGGAAGTAACAGATGTGAGATTACGGCGCGTGAGCACAGATGGCAGAATGCGTGCAATCGCTTCCATCACATTGAACGGAGTCTTTGTTGTTCACGATATTCGCGTCATTGACGGCAATAACGGATTATTTGTTGCGATGCCAAGTAAGCGGACACCTGACGGGGAGTTCCGCGATATCGCGCATCCAATCAATTCAGAAATGCGGGAAATGATCCAAGGATCGGTGCTGGCTGAATACCATCGTGCAGACGAAGCGCCTGAATCACAACAATATGAAGAAGCAGGTGCGTAATATACATATCCTGCACCCACCGAACCTGGCTGCCGCATTTTCAGCCGGGTTTATTTGTGTGCACATAAGGGCGGGTCTCAGTTGGTTAAAGGCATGAAGAGCCCCCGGTCTGCGCCGGGATTTTTTGTGAGAGTGGTTGAATAAGGGCTGAGAGTAGTTAAATAATGGTCGAAAGTGGTCAAATAAGTGCAAAGAGTGGTCGAATAACCCGAAAGAGTAGTTAAATAACCCGGATAAGTTGCTAAATGCCGTGTTTCCTTTATCTTAATCGCTTCAGTCCACCGCATACGCCGCTAAACGCGAACTTCCACCTTTCTTTGTCCAGCTCCACCGGGCAGGGACTAGCAAACTTCCCGTCCTCTCGTTCGATAAGTCAACATCAGCTCACTTCGTTCGCTGTGTTTCCTTTATCTTCGTCGGGGCCAGTCCAGTTTGTACGTCCCTAAACGCCTGCCTCCACCTTTCTTGATCCGGTTCCGGCGCCTAGCCCCTCGAGGTCATAAGTCAAAAATGAACGAGGGTAAAGGGCAACCCTCTTTTCATTTTCGCCTTATGCTTGTCGGGGCTGAGCAAGGCGCCTACACCTTTCTTTGTTACAATAGAATGACAGATTACTCTGAAATCGGGAGTTTCCTTGAAATGCAAGTGTTTTTGTAATATATTCGAGAGTGAAAAATGTTGACTGGAGGACCGGGAATGTCGAATCGATATGCGGTTATTTTAGCTGCGGGTCAGGGGACGCGCATGAAATCTAAATTATATAAAGTACTTCATCCAGTTTGCGGAAAGCCGATGGTTGAGCATGTGCTGGACCAGGTGAAAGCTGCAGAAATGAGTGAAGTGGTTACGGTTGTTGGTCATGGTGCTGAACTTGTTCAGTCAAAGCTTGAAGGTCGTTCAGAGTTTGTTCTTCAAAAAGAGCAGCTAGGGACTGCGCATGCTGTGATGCAGGCAAAGGATCGTCTTCACGACAAGGATGGTATTACGCTTGTTGTTTGTGGTGATACACCGCTGATTACAGCTGAAACCATGTCATCACTCATTCAGCATCATGAGGAACAACAGGCAAAGGCAACGATCCTGACAGCGCATGAAGAAGATCCAACGGGTTATGGCCGGATCATCCGCGATGAAACCGGTCTTGTAAAACGAATTGTTGAACATAAAGATGCAAGTGAAGAAGAACGTGCGGTTCAGGAGGTTAATACAGGTACATACTGTTTTGACAATCGTGCGTTATTTGAAGCGCTTGAAAAGGTCGGGAATGATAACGTTCAGGGAGAATATTATCTGCCTGATGTGATCGAAATTCTTCAGACTGAAGGAGAGACAGTGGCGGCTTACCAGACTGCTTCTTCAGATGAAACCCTCGGTGTAAATGATCGCGTTGCTTTAGCGCGTGCTGAAAAGCTCATGCAGGCAAGAATCAATGAAAAGCATATGAGAAACGGGGTCACATTTATCGATCCTGCTTCCACTTATATCGGGAGTGAAGCTGTCATCGGCCGCGATACGATTGTTTATCCCGGAACGGTGATCGAGGGAGCAACCGTCATTGGCGAGGATTGCATAATCGGTCCAAACACTGAAATTAAAAACAGCACGATTGCAGATCAGACCGTGATCAAGCAGTCGGTTGTACATGACAGTGAAGTCGGATCCCATGTTGCGATTGGGCCGTTTGCTCACATCCGTCCGCAGTCTGCGATTTCAGATGAAGTGAAGATTGGAAACTTCGTTGAAATTAAAAAGACGCAGTTTGGCAAAGGAAGCAAGGCGTCTCACCTCAGCTATATCGGCGATGCTGAAGTGGGTGCCGGCGTGAATCTCGGCTGTGGTTCTATCACGGTTAACTACGACGGTAAAAACAAGCATCTGACAAAGATTGAAGATGATGCTTTTATCGGCTGTAATTCAAACCTGATTGCACCTGTCACGATTGGAAAAGGCGCTTATGTTGCTGCCGGTTCTACGATTAATAAGGATGTGCCGGGAGAGGCGTTATCCATTGCCCGGGCACGTCAGGAAAATAAAGAAGGCTACGCACGCAAGATTCACACTAAAAATTAATTGGAGGCTACCATGTCTACAGAATATGCCAATTCGAAATTAAAAATCTTTTCCCTGAACTCAAATCACGAACTAGCAAAGGATATTGCTGAAGCGGTAGGACTGAAGCTTGGGAAATGTTCAGTTACACGATTCAGTGACGGTGAGATTCAAATCAACATCGAAGAAAGTATCCGTGGTTGTGATGTATTCGTTGTCCAGTCAACTTCAAGTCCGGTGAATGAAAACTTAATGGAGCTTCTGATCATGGTTGATGCACTGAAGCGTGCATCTGCAAAAACAATTAACATTGTGATGCCTTATTACGGATATGCACGTCAGGACCGAAAAGCGCGTGCCCGTGAACCAATTACAGCAAAGCTGATTGCGAATCTTCTTGAAACAGCGGGTGCAACACGCGTCATTACGCTTGATCTTCATGCACCGCAAATTCAGGGATTCTTTGATATCCTGATTGACCACCTGCGTGGTGTACCGATTATTGCTGAATACTTCCTTGAGAAGAACTTCAACCCGGAAGAAATCGTCATTGTATCTCCGGACCACGGTGGCGTAACGCGTACGAGAAAGCTTGCAGAACGCTTAAAGGCACCGATTGCGATTATTGATAAGCGCCGTCCAAAGCCGAACGTGGCTGAAGTGATGAACATTGTCGGTAACGTTGAAGGTAAAATCGCGATTCTGATTGACGATATTATCGATACAGCCGGAACAATTACGCTTGCAGCTAATGCCCTGATCGAAAGCGGTGCGAAGGAAGTGTACGCTAGCTGTACGCACCCTGTACTGTCAGGACCGGCGATGGAGCGCATTAATGAATCTGCGATTAAAGAGCTTGTCGTGACAAACTCAATTGCATTAACACCAGAAAAAAAAGGCGGAAAAATTGTCGAGCTTTCTGTAGCAAGCCTTCTTGCAGAAGCGATTATCCGTGTGTACGAAGAACAGTCTGTCAGCATGCTGTTTGATTAATCATATGATGCCCGGTGCCTGATAATGGTACCGGGCTTTTTCACACTTTTAAAAAGGAATTTTGTCATGAAAAACCTATTGGTAAATGAGTCTTATTTTCATTTTCCAAATAAAAAATCTCATGAAAAACGTTTAATCCGGACAGCCAGGGGTAAAACAGTTGTATGGAAAAATCCATCGAATATAACTTTTGGAAGGTGATTAGACATGAGTGCAGTATTAAAAGCAACGAAACGTGAAGGATTTAAAAACTCCGATTTAACAGCTCTTCGCAACGAGGGTAAGCTGCCCGCAGTTGTCTACGGCTATAAAGTTGATAATACACCGATTTCAGTAAGTGAAATTGATCTCGTAAAGACAATCCGCGAGGTAGGTCGTAACGGAATCATCGAACTTGATATTGAAGGCAAAAAGCAGAAGGTCGTATTAAGTGATTATCAGAGCGACTTCCTGAAGGATGAAATTATTCACGCTGACTTCCTGGCTGTTAATATGGCTGCGGAAATCGATGTGGATGTAACGGTTCATCTTGTTGGTGAAGCAGAAGGCGCGAAAGAAGGCGGCGTTGTGCAGACGATTCTGCATGAGCTTTCAATCTCAGCAAAACCAAACGATATTCCTGAATCATTTGAGGTTGACGTAACGGAATTGAACATTGGAGATTCTTACACAGTAGAAGATCTTCGAAGCAAGTATTCAGTTACGATTAACCACGAAGATGACGAGACAATTGTATCTGTTCTGGCTCCTCGTACGGAAGAAGAAATTGAGGAAATGGAAGCTGAAGCAGGTGCCGGCGAAACAGGATCAGAGGATGAGGAAGGATCAGAAGAGCCTGCAGCTGAATCAGATGAAAACACAGAAGAAGAAACTGAAAAAGCATAAGCTTTATAATAATGGCGCGACCTTTCTTTTGGAGGTTGCGCCTTTTTCGTTTAATATAGAGAAAGGAATGTGAAAACAGAGGTGTTATATAATGAAATTAATCGTCGGACTCGGAAATCCGGGAAAGCCTTACGATAAAACGAAACATAATATTGGTTTTGAAGTGATCGACGCATTAGCGGACAGGTGGAATGCACCGCTTTTACAGACAAAGTTTAAAGGTGTGTTTAGCAAGACGGTCATCAATGGACAAAAGGTGATTCTGCTGAAGCCGCTCACTTATATGAATTTATCCGGAGAGAGTATTCGCCCGCTGATGGATTATTTTCAGATTGAGCCGGAGGATGTTGTGGTCATTTATGATGATCTGGATCTGCCGACAGGTGCACTGCGGCTTCGTCAAAAAGGGAGCGCAGGTGGCCATAACGGCATTAAAAGTACGATTGCTCATCTTGGCACCCAGGAATTTAACCGGATCAGGATTGGAATCAGCCGTCCGCCGCGTGGGATGAAAGTGCCGGATTACGTATTAAGCCGTTTTTCTGATGAAGAATGGGGTATCATGAAAGAAACGGTTGAAAAAAGCGCGGATGCGTGTGAGCGCTGGCTTGAAAAGCCGTTTTTAGAAGTGATGAATGAATTTAATGGCTCCTGATTGAATATTCGGTCCTCTTCCCGCCTATACTACAATACAAGCAAGGTGAAGGAGGATGAAGATGGCTGTCTATTATCACTGTCGCCACTGCGGAAACGAGGTTGGCGCAATCGATACGCAATTAGTGGATGCCAAGCGGCTCGGGATTCATTCCTTATCAGCCGAAGAGCGTAAGAGCATGATTTCGTATACAAATGAAGGTCACGTGAACATACAGACGATCTGCGAGGACTGTCAGGAGTCGCTAGAGCGCAATCCTGACTTCCATGAGCTGGATCAATTTATACAGTAAACGCTTTGGATTACGATCCAAGGCATTTTTCTGTTTAGATTCGGGAGGAGAACGAGTTGAAAACGCTAGTAAATGGTTTGATAAATGATACTCAGATTAAAGCGGTCATCGATGATCTAGCAGCCGGGCGTCAAGAGCAGCTGTTATCAGGGCTTTCAGGTTCTGCACGAAGCACTTTTATGGCAGCGGTTTATCAGCAGCACCAGCGTCCGCTGATGGTTGTCACGCCGAACCTGCTGAGTGCACAGAAGTTATATGATGACCTCGCTCAATTAGTCAGTGAGGAGGAACTCTTTTTATACCCGGCCAATGAATTGATTGCCGCGGAGATGAGTATTGCGAGCCCTGAGCTGTTGGCACAGCGTCTGGAAGCGATGAATCATCTCGCGTTAAACGGACGGGGATTTTATATCGTACCAATGGCGGGGCTGCGAAAGGTAGTGCCGCCTAAAGAGCAATGGCAAATCCATCAGTTTGAGCTCTCTGTTGGAAAAGATATTGGGCTCGAAGATACATTGTCTGCGCTTCTTAAAATGGGATATCATCGCACGGACATGGTCAGCAGTCCAGGTGAATTCAGTATGCGTGGGGGAATCATGGATATTTATCCTCTTACGTCAGACCCTGTCCGGATTGAACTATTTGACACTGAAGTAGACTCAATCCGAACCTTTTCAGCAGAGGATCAGCGTTCGATTGACTCACTTGAGCACGTTTCAATCGGCCCTGCCAGTGAGCTGATTATGGAAGGAGAACAGCTGTCACGCATTGCAGAAGAACTAAAAGCACGGCTGCCGAAGAGTCTCAAAAAAATAAAACGTGCAGCTGTCAAAGAAGCGATGGCAGAGCAGACTGAATATGAAATCGGACTACTGGAGAATGGGCAAAAACCCGATCAGCTGTTTAAATATCAGTCTCTTGCTTATTCAAAAGCTGCCAGTCTGCTAGATTATCTGCCTGAGGATGCATTGGTCTTTTTTGATGAAATCAGCCGGATTTATGAAATGGATGACACGCTTGAAAACGAAGAGATGGAGTGGGCTGTTTCTCTGATTGAGGAAGGCAAGCTGTTGCATGATATTCATGTCTCACACAAGCTGACGGACTTAATCGCTAAAAGCCCGCAGCAGAAGGCGTATTTTTCTCTTTTTACGAGAAAAATTGCCCATATCAACCCGAAAAAAGTCCATTCTTTTTCATGCAAGCCGATGCAGAGCTTTCACGGTCAGATGCATTTGCTGAAAGCCGAGCTTGAACGCTGGAAAAAAGGAAAGTTCACCGTTGTCATGCTTGCGCCGGATGGACAGCGACTGCAGAAGTTCGAGCGTGTACTCGCAGACTATGATATAGATGCGGCCATCGTCAAAGAAGGTGACCCGCTTATTCCGAATACGGTTCAAATCGTCAGCGGCTCTCTGCAGGCCGGATTTGAGCTCCCGATGAACAAGCTTGCGGTCATGACGGAAGAGGAGTTATTCCGTCAGAAAACACGTAAGGTAAAACGCCGTCAAAAACTTTCGAATGCAGAGCGCATTAAAAGCTATTCAGAGCTGAAGGTTGGCGATTACGTTGTTCACGTGAATCACGGAATCGGGAAATACCTCGGAATTGAAACCCTTGAAATCAACGGTCTTCATAAAGACTATTTAAATATTCATTATAAAGGCAATGACCAACTCTATGTGCCGGTTGACCAGATTGAGCTCGTTCAGAAATATGTCGGCTCTGAAGGCAAGGAACCGAAGCTGTATAAGCTTGGCGGTACGGAATGGAAGCGCGTGAAGAATAAAGTTCAATCATCTGTCGCAGATATTGCTGATGACCTGATTAAGCTTTATTCAGAGCGTGAAGCGGCAAAAGGGTTTGCTTTCAGTACAGATACAGCAGAACAGCAGGATTTCGAAGCGGCCTTTCCTTATTCAGAAACAGAGGATCAGCTGCGTTCAATTGAGGAAATCAAAAAAGACATGGAACGCGACCGCCCGATGGACCGGCTGTTATGTGGTGATGTAGGATACGGAAAAACTGAAGTGGCGATCCGGGCTGCATTCAAAGCAGTGA contains:
- the ispE gene encoding 4-(cytidine 5'-diphospho)-2-C-methyl-D-erythritol kinase gives rise to the protein MMMVKAPAKINLSLDVLHKRPDGFHEVEMVMTTVDLADRIELHEVKGKRIQIVSHDRFVPSDQRNLAYKAAEKLQKKYQVNKGVEITIHKQIPVAAGLAGGSSDAAATLKGLNTLWDLGLSADELAEVGTEIGSDVAFCIYGGTALATGRGEKIQELPAPPKCWVVLAKPSIGVSTADIYQNLKLDKADHPDTQAMVQAIHDQDYDGICQNLGNALESVTLNLYPEVKQIKEQMHRFGADAVLMSGSGPTVFGLVQYESKVHRVVNGLRGFCDQVFAVRILGARDPLA
- the purR gene encoding pur operon repressor; amino-acid sequence: MKVKRSERLIDMTHYLTEHPRELVSLTFFADRYSSAKSSISEDLVIVKETFEARGIGSLQTVPGAAGGVRFVPGIRRDQAEKAISILASNVSASDRLLPGGYLFMTDILGDIHLMNHVGKLFAGAFANEKIDLVMTVATKGIGIAHAVARYLGVPVVVARRDSKVTEGSTVSINYVSGSSKRIQTMVLSKRSVKQGARVLIVDDFMKAGGTAAGMKNLLEEFSATVAGIGIFVESEHNEEKLVDDYISLLRLTEVDEKGKSIKIEPGNYFDRVQSFLK
- a CDS encoding RidA family protein, whose protein sequence is MRTIQTNEAPQAIGPYSQGVIVNNMFYSSGQIPLTPEGVLVEGSIEEQTHQVFKNLQAVLKEAGASLDTVVKVMVFLDDLNDFEAVNAIYGDYFGDHRPARSCVEVSKLPKGAGVEIEVIALVK
- the spoVG gene encoding septation regulator SpoVG → MEVTDVRLRRVSTDGRMRAIASITLNGVFVVHDIRVIDGNNGLFVAMPSKRTPDGEFRDIAHPINSEMREMIQGSVLAEYHRADEAPESQQYEEAGA
- the glmU gene encoding bifunctional UDP-N-acetylglucosamine diphosphorylase/glucosamine-1-phosphate N-acetyltransferase GlmU, which produces MSNRYAVILAAGQGTRMKSKLYKVLHPVCGKPMVEHVLDQVKAAEMSEVVTVVGHGAELVQSKLEGRSEFVLQKEQLGTAHAVMQAKDRLHDKDGITLVVCGDTPLITAETMSSLIQHHEEQQAKATILTAHEEDPTGYGRIIRDETGLVKRIVEHKDASEEERAVQEVNTGTYCFDNRALFEALEKVGNDNVQGEYYLPDVIEILQTEGETVAAYQTASSDETLGVNDRVALARAEKLMQARINEKHMRNGVTFIDPASTYIGSEAVIGRDTIVYPGTVIEGATVIGEDCIIGPNTEIKNSTIADQTVIKQSVVHDSEVGSHVAIGPFAHIRPQSAISDEVKIGNFVEIKKTQFGKGSKASHLSYIGDAEVGAGVNLGCGSITVNYDGKNKHLTKIEDDAFIGCNSNLIAPVTIGKGAYVAAGSTINKDVPGEALSIARARQENKEGYARKIHTKN
- a CDS encoding ribose-phosphate diphosphokinase translates to MSTEYANSKLKIFSLNSNHELAKDIAEAVGLKLGKCSVTRFSDGEIQINIEESIRGCDVFVVQSTSSPVNENLMELLIMVDALKRASAKTINIVMPYYGYARQDRKARAREPITAKLIANLLETAGATRVITLDLHAPQIQGFFDILIDHLRGVPIIAEYFLEKNFNPEEIVIVSPDHGGVTRTRKLAERLKAPIAIIDKRRPKPNVAEVMNIVGNVEGKIAILIDDIIDTAGTITLAANALIESGAKEVYASCTHPVLSGPAMERINESAIKELVVTNSIALTPEKKGGKIVELSVASLLAEAIIRVYEEQSVSMLFD
- a CDS encoding 50S ribosomal protein L25/general stress protein Ctc, coding for MSAVLKATKREGFKNSDLTALRNEGKLPAVVYGYKVDNTPISVSEIDLVKTIREVGRNGIIELDIEGKKQKVVLSDYQSDFLKDEIIHADFLAVNMAAEIDVDVTVHLVGEAEGAKEGGVVQTILHELSISAKPNDIPESFEVDVTELNIGDSYTVEDLRSKYSVTINHEDDETIVSVLAPRTEEEIEEMEAEAGAGETGSEDEEGSEEPAAESDENTEEETEKA
- the pth gene encoding aminoacyl-tRNA hydrolase is translated as MKLIVGLGNPGKPYDKTKHNIGFEVIDALADRWNAPLLQTKFKGVFSKTVINGQKVILLKPLTYMNLSGESIRPLMDYFQIEPEDVVVIYDDLDLPTGALRLRQKGSAGGHNGIKSTIAHLGTQEFNRIRIGISRPPRGMKVPDYVLSRFSDEEWGIMKETVEKSADACERWLEKPFLEVMNEFNGS
- a CDS encoding anti-sigma-F factor Fin family protein; amino-acid sequence: MAVYYHCRHCGNEVGAIDTQLVDAKRLGIHSLSAEERKSMISYTNEGHVNIQTICEDCQESLERNPDFHELDQFIQ
- the mfd gene encoding transcription-repair coupling factor; the protein is MKTLVNGLINDTQIKAVIDDLAAGRQEQLLSGLSGSARSTFMAAVYQQHQRPLMVVTPNLLSAQKLYDDLAQLVSEEELFLYPANELIAAEMSIASPELLAQRLEAMNHLALNGRGFYIVPMAGLRKVVPPKEQWQIHQFELSVGKDIGLEDTLSALLKMGYHRTDMVSSPGEFSMRGGIMDIYPLTSDPVRIELFDTEVDSIRTFSAEDQRSIDSLEHVSIGPASELIMEGEQLSRIAEELKARLPKSLKKIKRAAVKEAMAEQTEYEIGLLENGQKPDQLFKYQSLAYSKAASLLDYLPEDALVFFDEISRIYEMDDTLENEEMEWAVSLIEEGKLLHDIHVSHKLTDLIAKSPQQKAYFSLFTRKIAHINPKKVHSFSCKPMQSFHGQMHLLKAELERWKKGKFTVVMLAPDGQRLQKFERVLADYDIDAAIVKEGDPLIPNTVQIVSGSLQAGFELPMNKLAVMTEEELFRQKTRKVKRRQKLSNAERIKSYSELKVGDYVVHVNHGIGKYLGIETLEINGLHKDYLNIHYKGNDQLYVPVDQIELVQKYVGSEGKEPKLYKLGGTEWKRVKNKVQSSVADIADDLIKLYSEREAAKGFAFSTDTAEQQDFEAAFPYSETEDQLRSIEEIKKDMERDRPMDRLLCGDVGYGKTEVAIRAAFKAVMDGKQVAILVPTTILAQQHYETMIERMQDFPVNVGLLSRFRSKKQQDETIKGLAQGSVDIVVGTHRLLSKTIKYRDIGLLIIDEEQRFGVTHKEKIKQLKTNIDVLTLTATPIPRTLHMSMLGVRDLSVIETPPENRFPVQTYVMEYNGALIREAIEREMARDGQVYFLYNRVEDITKKADEIASLVPDARVAIAHGQMSENELESVILQFLEGEYDVLVTTTIIETGVDIPNVNTLIVHDADRMGLSQLYQLRGRVGRSNRVAYAYFTYRKDKVLTEVAEQRLQSIKEFTELGSGFKIAMRDLTIRGAGNLLGAQQHGFIDSVGFDLYSQMLKDAIEERKDLLPETEGKEKKEKQKAVEIDLDVKQDAYIPESYIPDGHQKIEMYKKFRGLQTIQEVMELKDEMIDRFGDYPDEVHTLFQIAEIKAYGYEVGLESIQQTRDEIKLELSQAGTNRIDGAKAFEITNEFKRHVGLGLDNNRLKITVKTKGQKPESWFMMVHQVLSRLPETLKESA